A single region of the Methanococcoides sp. AM1 genome encodes:
- a CDS encoding PLDc N-terminal domain-containing protein — protein MFDSWIFFPINAILFLMFAGLAIASTIFWLWMLIDCVMNEPSQGNDKLIWVIIIVFTQLLGAVIYFFFRRPKRIAQEISMSTEN, from the coding sequence ATGTTTGATAGCTGGATATTTTTCCCGATAAACGCAATATTGTTCCTTATGTTTGCAGGACTTGCAATAGCAAGTACAATATTCTGGCTCTGGATGCTTATCGACTGTGTAATGAACGAACCTTCACAGGGAAATGATAAGCTTATATGGGTAATTATAATAGTATTTACTCAGTTATTGGGAGCAGTGATATATTTCTTCTTCAGAAGACCAAAAAGGATCGCACAGGAAATATCAATGAGTACAGAAAATTAA
- a CDS encoding response regulator, which translates to MEKETLDKDILRLLEEKPDISTKEIAEKLSVSEDVVAKRVEALSDTREKILIVDDEPDAVMATKRALEADGYNVIDAGNGAMAFDLLRSDIPDVILLDVMMPDMDGFEVCKRLKEDPVYRNIPIIMLTAKGEIDDKVGGLDIGADDYIIKPFNLKELKARIKTVLRRAQE; encoded by the coding sequence ATGGAAAAGGAAACGCTTGACAAAGACATCCTGAGACTTCTCGAGGAAAAGCCGGATATCAGCACCAAAGAAATTGCAGAAAAACTATCTGTTTCTGAAGACGTGGTGGCAAAAAGAGTAGAAGCCCTTTCAGATACCCGAGAGAAGATCCTTATCGTGGATGATGAGCCTGATGCTGTCATGGCTACCAAAAGAGCACTTGAAGCAGATGGATACAATGTTATCGATGCAGGAAATGGTGCTATGGCATTCGATCTCCTGAGATCCGATATCCCTGACGTGATCCTTCTCGATGTAATGATGCCGGATATGGACGGCTTCGAGGTATGTAAGAGACTAAAAGAAGATCCTGTATACAGGAACATACCCATCATAATGCTTACTGCAAAAGGAGAGATCGATGACAAGGTAGGCGGCCTTGATATCGGAGCAGATGACTATATTATAAAACCTTTCAACCTGAAGGAACTGAAAGCAAGGATCAAAACGGTGCTAAGAAGAGCACAGGAATGA
- a CDS encoding DUF3887 domain-containing protein, with the protein MKLKIKALLILIIVAAIFQSGCTSIDEESFNADIEGYADPIAENALQAINEQNYTKFSAELDPTMKKAFTEEIFLKSAYVIQDELGNYSSKELLEINAAEKHTVVIYRANFEKETDDVILRLIFVNSDGQVELRGIWLESAQLKKRMALEERI; encoded by the coding sequence ATGAAATTAAAGATCAAAGCATTATTGATTCTCATCATTGTAGCAGCGATATTCCAGAGCGGATGCACCTCCATAGATGAAGAAAGCTTCAATGCCGATATTGAAGGATATGCGGACCCTATTGCAGAAAATGCACTCCAGGCCATCAATGAGCAAAATTATACCAAATTTTCCGCTGAACTGGATCCGACGATGAAAAAGGCATTCACAGAAGAGATATTTCTGAAGTCTGCATACGTCATTCAGGATGAGCTGGGCAACTATAGTTCTAAGGAACTGCTGGAGATCAATGCTGCTGAAAAGCATACTGTTGTTATATATCGTGCTAACTTCGAGAAAGAGACCGATGATGTTATCTTACGGCTGATATTCGTAAATTCAGACGGTCAGGTGGAACTCAGGGGAATCTGGCTTGAATCAGCACAATTAAAGAAACGTATGGCTCTGGAAGAGAGAATTTAA
- the thiC gene encoding phosphomethylpyrimidine synthase ThiC, translating into MTLMEDANKGLITPEIERVAEVEGIDADTVRSCVAKGLVTIPNNIKGKSRAFGIGKYMSVKINANIGTSRDFVDIEDEVEKAKVAVEYGADTIMDLSTGGDLDLIRARIMDAVDVPIGTVPIYQAAASHKTVVDMTSDDMFNAVRKHAEDGVDFVTVHAGVNYNAIERLKNSDRITNMVSRGGSFTFAWMTHNEQENPFYAEYDYLVEIAREYDLTLSLGDGMRPGCIHDASDGPKFMEFITLGELVSKARQSSVQTFVEGPGHVPLNEVELSVRAMKELCHQAPLYLLGPLVTDIAPGFDHITGAIGGTLAGMCGADFLCMTTPAEHLALPTVEDIREGATVTKIAAHAADLTRDGQKEQARALDNRMATARAKLDWDTQYEIAIDTERARTIRESRYSGSDACSMCGELCAMKIVKSALEESRQKNNSSS; encoded by the coding sequence ATGACGTTAATGGAAGATGCAAATAAGGGCCTTATCACTCCAGAGATAGAACGTGTGGCAGAGGTAGAAGGTATCGATGCAGATACAGTTAGATCCTGCGTTGCAAAAGGGCTTGTAACGATCCCAAATAACATCAAGGGAAAATCCCGGGCATTCGGTATCGGGAAATATATGAGCGTAAAGATCAACGCTAACATCGGTACCTCAAGGGACTTTGTGGACATTGAAGATGAAGTTGAGAAAGCCAAGGTCGCAGTTGAATACGGTGCTGACACTATCATGGACCTTTCCACAGGCGGAGACCTTGACCTGATACGTGCAAGGATCATGGATGCAGTGGATGTACCAATAGGTACCGTGCCAATATACCAGGCTGCAGCTTCCCACAAGACCGTTGTTGATATGACATCCGATGACATGTTCAATGCAGTGCGTAAGCATGCTGAGGACGGAGTAGACTTTGTCACTGTACATGCAGGTGTCAACTACAATGCGATCGAGAGGCTCAAGAACAGCGACAGGATCACAAATATGGTCAGCCGTGGTGGTTCCTTTACCTTTGCATGGATGACACACAACGAGCAGGAAAATCCTTTCTATGCAGAGTATGACTATCTTGTTGAGATAGCAAGAGAATATGACCTTACCTTAAGCCTTGGTGATGGCATGAGACCTGGGTGCATACATGATGCATCTGACGGACCGAAGTTCATGGAATTTATCACACTCGGAGAACTTGTGAGCAAAGCAAGACAGTCCAGTGTACAGACCTTTGTTGAAGGTCCGGGACATGTTCCGTTGAACGAAGTTGAGCTCAGCGTAAGAGCAATGAAGGAACTATGTCATCAGGCACCACTTTACCTGCTCGGTCCACTTGTTACTGACATTGCACCAGGTTTTGATCACATCACCGGTGCCATCGGAGGAACACTTGCCGGCATGTGTGGAGCAGATTTCCTCTGCATGACAACACCCGCAGAACACCTTGCACTTCCAACCGTCGAGGATATACGCGAAGGAGCAACTGTTACCAAAATAGCAGCCCATGCTGCCGACCTGACACGCGATGGTCAGAAAGAGCAGGCACGTGCACTGGATAACAGGATGGCAACCGCCCGTGCAAAGCTTGACTGGGATACACAGTATGAGATTGCTATTGACACTGAAAGGGCTCGTACCATCAGAGAGAGCAGGTATAGCGGAAGCGATGCATGTTCCATGTGTGGTGAATTGTGTGCGATGAAGATCGTCAAAAGCGCACTTGAAGAGAGCAGGCAGAAGAACAATTCATCTTCCTGA
- a CDS encoding COG1361 S-layer family protein, giving the protein MQRSNFKISKELPTFAILLVMLTVMLTPVSAQENSATSLDVDVQKYEPYPAEIGQYVDVWIKVENFRSGQSDDVSIKLIPEYPLSLDSENNAIKNIGILSPDTASVQEYRLYVDENAKPGTASFNVYYRGDSDSPWVKDTFEMKVGSTTFESKGTLELEDITANPGVFSPGDTGTVSFTLTNTATENTITFEGKDYDTNARIQSATLSGSDMIQTTGGEQDAGIIGPGNSVTLTFNVEVPEDTPDGTYYLDLSIIGNSHAYNNNWRVPLTVDSSSLKMIPSKPMTLVNGEGKIQFDVANLHQNTLSSVSVRPEAEGVRFSPKEYFIGAMKPDELFTIEFTAVVEEEETVTPLTLVAEYRNGFNEHTTSEDVGNFDLTEEDTGNGTTTAAAAFGLVILAGSTLFVYRKKKQDQSQE; this is encoded by the coding sequence ATGCAAAGAAGCAACTTCAAAATATCAAAAGAATTGCCCACATTCGCAATTCTCCTGGTGATGTTGACAGTGATGTTGACCCCGGTATCAGCACAGGAGAACAGTGCAACAAGCCTTGATGTGGATGTCCAGAAATATGAGCCATATCCGGCAGAGATAGGACAATATGTTGACGTCTGGATCAAAGTGGAGAACTTCCGCTCAGGACAATCCGATGATGTGTCCATTAAATTAATACCCGAATATCCACTCTCCCTCGATTCCGAGAACAATGCCATCAAGAATATCGGCATACTCTCGCCTGACACTGCATCTGTTCAGGAATACCGCCTGTATGTGGATGAAAATGCAAAACCCGGAACAGCTTCTTTTAATGTATATTACAGAGGCGATAGTGATAGTCCCTGGGTAAAAGATACTTTTGAAATGAAGGTTGGATCTACGACCTTTGAAAGCAAGGGGACACTTGAACTGGAAGATATCACAGCCAACCCCGGAGTGTTCAGCCCCGGAGATACAGGGACAGTTAGTTTTACGCTTACCAATACTGCTACAGAGAATACAATAACATTCGAAGGCAAGGACTACGATACTAATGCACGTATCCAGTCCGCAACTCTTTCCGGCTCCGATATGATCCAGACAACAGGTGGTGAACAGGATGCAGGAATAATAGGACCGGGAAATTCGGTCACACTGACATTTAATGTAGAAGTTCCTGAGGATACGCCGGATGGAACATACTACCTTGACCTTTCGATTATCGGAAATTCACACGCTTACAATAACAACTGGAGAGTTCCACTTACAGTTGACAGTTCATCACTCAAAATGATCCCCTCGAAGCCCATGACACTTGTCAACGGAGAAGGAAAGATCCAGTTCGATGTGGCAAATCTTCATCAAAATACACTTTCATCCGTAAGTGTCAGACCGGAAGCTGAAGGTGTAAGATTCTCACCGAAAGAATATTTTATCGGAGCTATGAAACCTGACGAGCTCTTCACTATCGAATTCACTGCAGTAGTGGAAGAGGAAGAGACAGTAACTCCTCTTACACTTGTCGCAGAATACAGGAACGGATTCAACGAACACACAACCTCTGAAGATGTTGGTAACTTTGATCTTACGGAGGAAGACACCGGGAATGGAACTACAACTGCTGCTGCAGCCTTTGGACTTGTGATACTTGCCGGATCAACACTTTTCGTATATAGGAAGAAGAAACAGGATCAATCGCAGGAGTAA
- a CDS encoding sensor histidine kinase, producing MFARKSRWNAIIVLFITMLFISSILFLGIRANTEVEEQFIDQFTQGQTSQAQQISTGITTFLNEKVTMLEVLSIQPHQIPDDNFESTFANIYEKSKGFYVIEYVDKNGTIISGYPKENTPLGYNLYENENNIPFDIIQQTGETYITNPLTTFEKELAIYVWVPVYVGEDDFEGSFIAVIEIDEIAEETIKTENPAGYIYLINDHARLLYDSAETELIGKNYFDIVNEPDVSRLEIIGMQTEGLSGNGSFSERNENGFLEKKIISYEPVIWKNQQWSVGVVTPLWYVESLVQSIYIKQGLFAMISVAFILFIGSFIALILFSWNKTLEDEVKSKTSELERSNDYLQNANRKLKELDRLKNDFVSMVSHELKTPLTAMKTSSEFMKESECNPEIKEEMLDLIIRNIDRQARMVDDLLDISRIESGKMKFNPEDVNIRNIVETSLQTVEKQAKDKGIDIRVGYPEESLTIKTDKDKLIRVFVNLLTNAIKFTPHDGEVEISVTDAGDHIQASIRDNGIGIPPEKREKIFDKFYQVDSTATRKAGGTGLGLAIIKGIIDGQGGTIFVESEANKGSTFTFRLPKELKEEDFTEIEQY from the coding sequence ATGTTTGCCAGAAAAAGCAGATGGAATGCGATCATCGTTCTTTTCATAACGATGCTCTTTATAAGCTCGATCCTTTTTCTAGGGATCAGGGCCAACACTGAGGTTGAAGAGCAGTTCATTGACCAGTTCACACAGGGACAGACATCACAGGCACAGCAGATCTCTACCGGCATAACGACTTTCCTTAATGAGAAGGTTACAATGCTGGAAGTTCTTTCCATACAACCCCACCAGATACCGGATGATAATTTTGAAAGTACCTTTGCCAACATATATGAAAAATCAAAGGGATTTTACGTTATTGAATATGTGGACAAGAATGGAACTATAATATCGGGTTATCCTAAAGAGAACACACCGCTTGGATACAACCTGTACGAGAATGAAAATAATATCCCTTTTGATATAATACAGCAAACCGGTGAAACTTATATTACCAATCCACTAACCACATTTGAGAAAGAACTGGCAATATATGTCTGGGTACCTGTATACGTCGGTGAAGACGATTTTGAAGGTTCCTTTATCGCAGTTATCGAGATCGATGAGATCGCTGAAGAGACGATAAAAACGGAAAATCCTGCAGGATACATCTACCTGATCAACGACCATGCAAGACTTCTCTACGATAGTGCTGAGACAGAACTTATTGGAAAGAACTACTTTGACATTGTGAACGAACCTGATGTCAGCCGCCTTGAAATAATCGGAATGCAGACAGAAGGGCTTTCCGGCAATGGCAGCTTCTCGGAAAGGAATGAGAATGGTTTCCTTGAAAAGAAGATCATATCCTACGAACCTGTAATATGGAAGAACCAGCAGTGGTCCGTGGGTGTTGTTACACCGCTGTGGTATGTGGAATCCCTAGTCCAGTCAATATACATTAAGCAGGGACTCTTTGCGATGATCTCTGTTGCATTCATCCTCTTCATCGGTTCATTTATAGCACTGATCCTGTTCTCCTGGAACAAGACACTTGAGGATGAAGTAAAGAGTAAGACATCAGAGCTGGAAAGGTCGAACGACTACCTGCAAAATGCCAACCGGAAACTGAAAGAGCTTGACCGGCTCAAGAACGATTTCGTATCAATGGTATCACATGAACTGAAAACGCCATTGACCGCAATGAAGACCTCCAGTGAGTTCATGAAGGAAAGTGAATGCAACCCTGAGATCAAGGAAGAGATGCTTGACCTTATCATAAGGAACATCGACCGTCAGGCAAGAATGGTGGACGACCTTCTGGACATCTCACGCATTGAATCCGGCAAGATGAAATTCAATCCGGAAGATGTGAATATAAGGAATATCGTTGAGACTTCACTGCAGACAGTTGAAAAGCAGGCTAAGGACAAAGGGATAGACATTAGGGTCGGATATCCTGAAGAGAGCCTTACCATCAAGACAGATAAGGACAAGCTTATCAGGGTGTTTGTGAACCTCCTGACGAATGCCATCAAGTTCACACCGCATGATGGAGAGGTGGAGATCAGCGTAACGGATGCCGGAGATCATATTCAGGCAAGTATCAGAGACAATGGTATCGGCATACCTCCTGAAAAGCGGGAGAAGATATTCGATAAGTTCTACCAGGTGGACAGTACCGCCACAAGAAAAGCAGGCGGTACAGGACTTGGACTTGCGATCATCAAAGGAATTATAGATGGACAGGGCGGCACCATATTCGTGGAAAGCGAGGCCAACAAGGGCAGTACTTTCACATTCAGATTACCAAAAGAGCTAAAGGAAGAAGACTTCACAGAGATAGAACAGTATTAA
- a CDS encoding cache domain-containing protein: protein MSDFKTILCMLLMAALLLVASGCVQPDDASVYEQEDQTVEEDQSDLSLQEEYTISQVNAAIGLIEENGKLAFPEFRENNSEWFHDDSYIFVWRTDGIRVVYPPDLSGEGKDMSGLEDFNGKPIGRVFIETALSEDGEGWVDYYWPKPGETEPSMKHTFIKITYIGNETYLVGSGFYVE from the coding sequence ATGAGCGATTTTAAAACCATACTTTGTATGCTACTTATGGCTGCCCTATTACTGGTGGCCTCTGGTTGTGTGCAGCCAGACGATGCATCCGTTTATGAGCAGGAGGATCAGACCGTTGAAGAGGATCAGAGCGATCTGTCTTTACAGGAAGAGTATACTATATCCCAGGTCAATGCGGCTATTGGCCTGATAGAAGAGAATGGAAAGCTGGCATTTCCTGAATTCAGGGAGAACAACAGTGAGTGGTTCCACGATGATTCCTATATATTCGTCTGGAGGACTGACGGGATACGTGTCGTCTATCCGCCGGATCTGAGCGGTGAAGGCAAGGACATGAGCGGACTTGAGGATTTCAACGGCAAACCCATAGGTAGGGTCTTCATCGAGACTGCTTTAAGTGAAGATGGAGAAGGGTGGGTCGATTACTACTGGCCAAAGCCCGGTGAGACTGAGCCTTCAATGAAGCATACGTTCATCAAGATAACTTATATTGGAAACGAGACATATCTTGTGGGGTCCGGCTTCTACGTTGAATGA
- a CDS encoding sensor domain-containing protein, which translates to MVEKDMKSMIRDFFGVVTRKQTYLNLTYLLFSFPLGTAYFIFLVTGLSMGLSLSITLIGIPILILMLVAWWELASFERQLAIWLLGIDIPPMESQKVTNQKMTEKLKGYIINPVTWKGLVFLFIKFPLGIFTLIVSFTLIALTIALIGVPLIYKTNYINFGSYQVESIGVALMVMAGGLLLGIISLHIMNALAKVSGILAYHLLGSTWSASIDENDYTYIDDVEMEDVEIEDDIKEETSDATMETTVKATGSKEDAADRAESDPQN; encoded by the coding sequence ATGGTAGAAAAAGACATGAAAAGTATGATACGGGATTTTTTTGGCGTGGTCACACGTAAACAGACCTATCTGAATCTCACATACCTGCTGTTCTCTTTCCCTCTTGGAACAGCATATTTCATATTCCTTGTGACAGGCCTTTCAATGGGCCTAAGCCTTTCAATAACCCTCATCGGCATCCCCATTCTAATATTGATGCTTGTGGCCTGGTGGGAACTGGCATCCTTTGAGAGGCAGCTTGCCATCTGGCTTCTGGGAATTGATATCCCACCAATGGAGTCACAGAAGGTCACAAACCAAAAGATGACAGAAAAGCTGAAAGGATATATCATAAACCCGGTCACATGGAAAGGACTGGTTTTCCTGTTCATAAAGTTCCCACTGGGAATATTCACACTGATAGTTTCCTTCACACTGATAGCACTTACAATAGCCCTGATCGGAGTACCTCTTATCTACAAGACCAATTACATAAACTTCGGATCCTACCAGGTGGAGTCTATCGGTGTAGCCCTTATGGTTATGGCCGGAGGACTGCTTTTAGGCATCATTTCACTGCATATAATGAATGCTCTTGCAAAGGTTTCCGGAATACTGGCCTATCACCTGCTTGGAAGTACATGGTCTGCAAGCATCGATGAGAATGATTATACATACATCGATGATGTTGAGATGGAAGATGTAGAGATAGAAGACGATATCAAAGAAGAGACATCAGATGCAACAATGGAAACAACGGTGAAAGCAACAGGATCAAAAGAAGATGCTGCGGATAGAGCTGAAAGTGATCCACAGAATTGA
- a CDS encoding MarR family transcriptional regulator, with protein sequence MDALEKIFGKTAQITVLKNLIHHKGESTYLSGIAEETGLSHSSVARVIEPLLEANIVTEKRLGKQIRTFSLNLDNKLTLLILDFYNDLGKIKV encoded by the coding sequence ATGGATGCTCTTGAAAAAATATTCGGAAAGACGGCACAGATAACTGTTCTGAAGAACCTTATCCACCACAAAGGTGAGTCCACTTACTTATCAGGTATTGCGGAAGAGACCGGCCTTTCCCATTCAAGTGTTGCGAGGGTGATCGAACCTTTGCTTGAAGCGAACATCGTGACCGAGAAACGCCTTGGCAAACAGATACGCACCTTTAGCCTGAACCTTGACAATAAGCTAACATTATTGATACTTGATTTCTACAATGATCTGGGTAAAATAAAAGTTTGA
- a CDS encoding PKD domain-containing protein produces the protein NLTVSNINGTASEVKTGYINVTSVPILPVSDFSANVTEGIAPLSIAFTDLSTNATSWSWDIDADGTEDYSSQNIIHTYDTAGLYTVNLTVSNINGTASEVKTGYINVTPSNQPPVADANGPYMGDEGSPITFNASNSTDPNGDTLTFEWDFNYDGVNFDVNATGQSPTNIWYDNATFTVAVRVSDDMFSDIDSTTVTVNNVAPNITSLAVLETEPVEVGTKVNLTAEFLDPGIEDTHNYTIDWGDNTEDEIDIIIPPGDRVVDANHTYATSGLYNVTFIVEDDDGGSDTDFRYVLVYDSTSGSVACRGSFDSPAGAYVADPGLTGVATFDFTSKYKKGVLIGKTQFEFEDLNFHSVDYEWMVVAGHKAIYKGNGTVNGEGNYEFLISVIDAGRTPDYDTDMLRIKIWDKDNNNVIVYDNMSGEDDVADPITPILKGRVQIRP, from the coding sequence TCAATCTTACTGTCAGTAATATCAATGGTACTGCTTCCGAAGTCAAGACCGGTTATATCAATGTGACATCAGTTCCTATACTTCCGGTATCCGATTTCAGTGCTAATGTAACTGAAGGTATTGCTCCTCTGAGTATTGCGTTTACTGATCTCTCAACCAATGCAACGTCATGGTCCTGGGATATTGATGCTGACGGTACCGAGGATTACTCCAGTCAGAATATAATTCATACGTATGATACAGCTGGTTTGTATACTGTCAATCTAACTGTCAGTAATATCAATGGAACTGCTTCCGAAGTCAAGACCGGTTATATCAATGTGACACCCTCAAACCAGCCACCTGTGGCAGACGCCAACGGTCCCTATATGGGTGATGAGGGATCTCCAATAACTTTCAATGCCAGTAATTCTACCGATCCTAATGGAGATACGTTGACATTCGAGTGGGATTTCAACTATGATGGTGTAAACTTTGATGTTAATGCAACTGGCCAATCACCCACTAATATATGGTACGACAATGCAACTTTTACAGTTGCTGTTAGGGTTTCTGATGATATGTTTTCAGATATTGATAGTACGACAGTAACTGTCAACAATGTCGCACCAAACATAACATCCCTTGCTGTGTTGGAAACTGAACCAGTTGAAGTTGGTACTAAAGTGAATTTAACTGCAGAATTCCTTGATCCTGGTATCGAAGATACTCATAATTATACCATAGACTGGGGAGATAATACAGAAGATGAGATTGATATTATTATACCCCCGGGTGACCGTGTTGTGGATGCAAATCACACATATGCGACCTCTGGTTTGTACAATGTCACATTCATTGTTGAGGACGATGATGGTGGCAGTGATACAGACTTCCGGTATGTGCTTGTATATGATTCAACAAGCGGATCTGTAGCCTGTAGAGGAAGTTTCGACTCACCTGCGGGGGCATATGTGGCTGATCCTGGCCTTACGGGAGTGGCAACATTCGATTTCACTTCAAAGTACAAGAAAGGTGTGCTGATAGGCAAGACGCAGTTCGAGTTTGAGGATCTGAATTTCCATTCCGTCGATTATGAATGGATGGTTGTTGCGGGTCACAAGGCCATTTACAAAGGAAATGGTACTGTCAACGGTGAGGGCAACTATGAGTTCCTGATATCGGTAATTGATGCAGGACGCACACCAGACTACGATACTGATATGCTCAGGATAAAGATCTGGGACAAAGACAACAATAATGTAATAGTCTACGATAACATGTCGGGTGAAGATGATGTTGCAGATCCGATAACACCAATATTGAAAGGTAGGGTCCAGATTAGGCCATGA
- a CDS encoding ABC transporter ATP-binding protein, with the protein MSILADQDKKGRETVIETVALKKSYYLTDVEVPILHDININVKKGDFIAIMGPSGSGKSTLMNMLGCLDRPNEGHVMVMGMDINKISDIELAKLRGMEIGFVFQNFNLVSRLSALQNVLLPTYANRSSNIDVNERARQLLDLVGLSDRMEHKPTELSGGQSQRVAIARALINDPAIILADEPTGNLDSKTSVEIMELFSDLHKKGSTIIMITHDPETSEYADRIIHVKDGYIKNN; encoded by the coding sequence ATGAGCATTCTGGCTGATCAGGATAAAAAAGGACGAGAGACTGTTATCGAAACTGTTGCTTTAAAAAAGAGCTACTATCTGACGGATGTGGAAGTACCCATACTTCACGATATTAACATCAACGTGAAAAAGGGAGATTTCATAGCGATAATGGGTCCCTCAGGTTCCGGTAAAAGCACTCTTATGAACATGCTTGGATGTCTTGACAGGCCTAATGAAGGCCATGTGATGGTCATGGGGATGGACATCAACAAGATCTCAGATATCGAACTGGCAAAGCTTAGAGGAATGGAGATAGGGTTCGTGTTCCAGAACTTCAACCTTGTCTCCAGGCTTTCAGCCCTCCAGAATGTACTTTTGCCTACCTACGCAAATCGCAGTTCGAATATCGACGTGAATGAACGTGCCCGGCAACTCCTCGATCTTGTGGGACTCTCAGACCGTATGGAACACAAGCCAACCGAGCTCTCGGGAGGACAATCCCAGAGAGTTGCGATTGCCCGGGCACTGATCAACGATCCTGCCATAATCCTTGCAGATGAGCCTACAGGAAACCTTGACTCAAAGACAAGTGTTGAGATCATGGAGCTTTTTTCAGACCTCCATAAGAAAGGAAGTACTATAATTATGATCACGCACGACCCTGAAACTTCTGAATATGCAGACAGGATCATCCATGTAAAGGACGGCTATATCAAAAATAACTAA
- a CDS encoding ABC transporter permease — MVNLRQSLEIATGSIFNSKLRSTLTTLGIVIGVAAVIANVAIGASFNQYFDEEIGTIGSNFVYVGANEPNILFDNELEVVRNTPGVVRASPLNEQVAEVTYMSDSRRVTIIGVTGDYDEVANIQLSEGNFLKDNDQYVAVIGSEISENTFDRRLANKNSIDITFRNRDGEVITQTFQVKGIVEKSEASFISSGLDPDTRIFIPISTMNEILSVNDYSAIFAEGESIDTVTETSDEIDKRLGRYMGISSRDMEKDDVKPYFIMDQQELLEEAGSLSDALTALLTAVALISLVVGSIGIMNIMLVTVTERTSEIGLMKALGYSNYDVLTMFIVESAVVGTIGGVIGAVLGCVGAYGAATFMGLPVVLPATKIFAGFVISILVGLIAGAYPANKAAKMKPVDALRHD, encoded by the coding sequence ATGGTCAACCTCAGGCAGTCACTTGAGATCGCAACGGGAAGCATCTTCAACTCAAAGCTTCGCTCTACCCTTACAACACTTGGCATAGTTATTGGTGTAGCTGCCGTTATCGCAAATGTGGCCATTGGTGCAAGCTTTAACCAGTACTTTGACGAGGAGATAGGAACAATTGGATCTAACTTCGTTTATGTCGGAGCAAATGAGCCGAACATACTGTTCGATAATGAACTGGAGGTTGTCAGGAACACTCCTGGTGTTGTAAGGGCATCTCCGCTCAATGAACAGGTTGCTGAGGTGACGTACATGTCAGACTCGAGAAGGGTGACAATCATCGGGGTTACAGGCGACTATGACGAGGTCGCCAATATCCAGCTCAGTGAAGGGAATTTCCTCAAGGATAATGACCAATACGTTGCTGTTATTGGAAGCGAGATCTCCGAGAATACCTTCGATCGCAGACTGGCAAACAAGAATTCCATTGATATAACCTTCCGAAATCGTGATGGTGAGGTCATAACGCAAACCTTCCAGGTAAAAGGCATTGTCGAGAAATCCGAAGCAAGTTTCATTTCATCGGGACTGGACCCTGATACCCGCATCTTCATACCGATCTCCACCATGAACGAGATCCTATCAGTAAACGATTATTCCGCAATATTTGCAGAAGGAGAATCCATAGATACTGTCACTGAGACCTCGGATGAGATCGACAAGAGGCTCGGAAGGTATATGGGAATCTCTTCGAGAGACATGGAAAAAGATGATGTGAAACCTTACTTTATCATGGACCAGCAGGAATTGCTTGAAGAGGCAGGAAGCCTCTCAGATGCCCTTACTGCACTACTTACAGCAGTTGCACTGATCTCACTCGTTGTGGGTTCCATCGGCATCATGAACATCATGCTGGTAACGGTGACAGAACGAACATCCGAAATCGGGCTTATGAAAGCTCTCGGATACTCCAATTATGATGTCCTGACAATGTTCATCGTAGAATCCGCTGTTGTCGGAACTATAGGAGGGGTCATTGGTGCGGTCCTCGGATGCGTGGGAGCTTATGGTGCTGCAACCTTCATGGGCCTGCCCGTTGTTCTACCTGCAACAAAGATATTCGCAGGATTTGTGATCTCAATACTTGTAGGTTTAATAGCAGGCGCTTATCCGGCCAATAAAGCTGCGAAGATGAAGCCTGTGGATGCATTAAGACATGATTGA